In Myxococcus stipitatus, the following are encoded in one genomic region:
- a CDS encoding DUF6531 domain-containing protein yields the protein MIASSFMDPVLGIDIHFEMVPTPAPVPTPIPNPFTGMVFDPVGLAAGLALGALMGSPGGPVLYWSAFPATNTGTEAKHIPGHILIPPGVAWAPFPKTPKPTIRPGEVPTPGLPIKPENDAVCVFGSKTTTVMGSNAVRLGDIALSCGEPVRLPSSVVLAVPKGRPILIGGPPSLDLMSAIFASLRTRFVSDSLHALVSRMKPGRLRNFLHRSVCFFTGHPVDVASGKVMTEEVDAELPGPIPLRIERVYSSAFASRKGMLGHGWSLSLDQSVWVERGRVVLLEEDGREIEFDTFDFADHVMSPGQELWHPISRLLLRCQGNGRWMVRAADGTEREFAPVPGRQDGRSPIQRIRAPLGDAEVRFDYDRRGRLERVRDSAGRLIGLTHDEEDRLVALRLPQPVGEGAYVHTRYEYDRDGDLVKVTDALGQSWTFEYAMHLLVRETNRNGLSFYFQYDGLGEDAWCVRTWGDGGIYDHRLSYDKKGRVTFVTDSLGNTTQYQMNLVGQVIKVVDPVGAETAYGYDPRTLQKTKETSPLGGETCWEYDERGNCTKLTGPDGASVERRFDEKNRPVRSLDAMKGEWRWGYDHLGRLIGRVDPLNRRLQFHWDKGQLVGLTDPAGRQTTAEYDGQGNLLLVRGPEGSVIRREFDRLGRCVSLIDANGNVERREYDVLGRMVRLVEANGNRIEFSYDAEGNVVRHRDPGQDVVQTFQGMGRLASRTEAGTTVHFLYDTEERLTAIRNEHGDAYRFELGPSGEVVVERGFDGLRRQYAYDKAGRVVKMFRPGNLFTEYGYDAAGRVAVIKHSDGSEAAYTFSPDGGLLEARNATATVTFERDALGRVLKERTGEDWVSSEYDALGFRVRIRSSKGLDQVIRRDSAGQMVGVRATTSSQGELSAWETQLQRDALGSELERNLPGGIQRRWGRDRLGRPVRDEVWAGTRRESSRDYTWDANDRLRGVVDAARGPTRYVHDAIGNLAAAVYEDGRVDLRMPDAVGNLFKTQDREDRRYGPAGQLLESPGENGGRIRYEYDAEGNLLRKVETRGDGSGERSWSYVWNAFGLLARVVRPDGDAVEFEYDPLGRRLSKTFRGKTTRWCWDGNVPLHEWVEVVGLGTAEASVPTVRLEEASARRRSAELAALPSRGPPADAKDGAEPGTREAPITWLFEPESFVPMAKLVGEARYAILSDHLGTPTAMYDGDGRAVWSATCDIHGQPRHLSGVRGAVPFRFPGQYEDAETGLYYNRFRYYDPAIGQFVSQDPIGLDGGPAPYAYAHDPTGWIDPLGLSSYDFATLLHMAQNTLDFSTARNGAVFWATPNMPYAQAWAKANGKTTLEQTTGGKFLDDLHLFEPGSPVTKAEAAQIWDAASLRFAQEASGTVNVFSTGATRMGAFGERTWWRVERKALLANPRVRGIVRRRRNGKRCA from the coding sequence ATGATTGCCAGCAGCTTCATGGACCCTGTCCTGGGCATCGACATCCATTTCGAGATGGTGCCGACGCCCGCGCCCGTGCCCACGCCCATCCCGAATCCCTTCACGGGCATGGTGTTCGACCCGGTGGGACTCGCGGCCGGACTCGCGCTGGGCGCGCTGATGGGCTCGCCCGGTGGACCCGTCCTGTATTGGAGTGCCTTTCCGGCGACGAACACCGGAACGGAGGCCAAGCACATCCCAGGGCACATCCTGATCCCGCCAGGAGTCGCCTGGGCGCCGTTCCCCAAGACACCCAAGCCGACGATACGGCCCGGTGAGGTCCCCACCCCAGGGCTCCCCATCAAGCCGGAGAACGACGCCGTCTGTGTGTTCGGGTCGAAGACGACGACAGTGATGGGCTCGAACGCGGTGCGGCTCGGAGACATCGCCCTGTCCTGCGGAGAGCCGGTGCGGTTGCCGTCCTCCGTGGTGTTGGCGGTGCCCAAGGGCAGGCCCATCCTCATCGGGGGACCGCCGTCGCTCGACCTGATGTCCGCGATCTTCGCCTCGCTGCGGACGCGGTTCGTGAGTGACTCGCTGCATGCGCTGGTCAGCCGGATGAAGCCGGGCCGCTTGCGCAACTTCCTGCACCGGTCGGTGTGCTTCTTCACGGGACACCCCGTGGACGTGGCCAGTGGCAAGGTGATGACGGAGGAGGTGGACGCGGAGCTGCCTGGGCCCATTCCGCTGCGAATCGAGCGCGTCTACTCCTCGGCCTTCGCTTCGCGGAAGGGGATGCTCGGCCATGGTTGGAGTCTCTCCCTGGACCAGTCGGTCTGGGTCGAGCGGGGCAGGGTGGTGTTGCTGGAGGAGGACGGACGGGAGATCGAGTTCGACACCTTCGACTTCGCCGACCACGTCATGTCGCCAGGGCAGGAGCTCTGGCATCCGATCAGCAGGCTCCTGCTTCGCTGTCAGGGAAACGGGCGCTGGATGGTGCGCGCCGCTGACGGCACGGAGCGCGAGTTCGCGCCAGTCCCGGGTCGCCAGGATGGCCGCTCGCCCATCCAACGCATCCGTGCGCCGCTGGGCGACGCGGAGGTCCGCTTCGACTACGACCGGCGAGGGCGCCTGGAGCGGGTCCGCGACTCCGCGGGGCGGCTCATCGGTTTGACGCATGACGAGGAGGACCGGCTTGTGGCACTGCGCCTGCCGCAGCCGGTGGGCGAGGGCGCGTACGTGCATACCCGGTACGAGTATGACCGGGACGGTGACCTCGTGAAGGTCACCGACGCGCTCGGGCAGTCGTGGACGTTCGAGTACGCGATGCACCTGTTGGTGCGCGAGACGAACCGCAACGGGCTGTCGTTCTATTTCCAGTACGACGGGCTGGGCGAGGATGCGTGGTGCGTGCGGACGTGGGGCGACGGCGGCATCTACGACCACCGGCTCAGCTACGACAAGAAGGGTCGGGTGACGTTCGTCACGGACTCGCTGGGCAATACGACGCAGTACCAGATGAACCTGGTGGGCCAGGTCATCAAGGTGGTGGACCCCGTCGGGGCCGAGACCGCCTACGGCTATGACCCGCGGACGCTTCAGAAGACGAAGGAGACCTCTCCCCTCGGTGGTGAGACGTGCTGGGAGTACGACGAGCGCGGCAACTGCACGAAGTTGACGGGCCCGGACGGGGCCAGCGTGGAGCGGCGGTTCGACGAGAAGAACCGGCCGGTGCGCTCGCTCGATGCGATGAAGGGTGAGTGGCGCTGGGGCTATGACCATCTGGGTCGGCTGATAGGGCGCGTGGACCCGCTGAACCGGCGGCTGCAGTTCCATTGGGACAAGGGGCAACTGGTCGGGCTCACCGACCCCGCGGGCCGGCAGACGACCGCGGAGTACGACGGGCAAGGGAACCTCCTGCTCGTGCGTGGACCGGAGGGGAGTGTCATCCGCCGGGAGTTTGATCGGCTGGGCCGCTGCGTGTCGCTCATCGACGCGAACGGGAACGTCGAGCGGCGGGAGTACGACGTGCTCGGGCGGATGGTGCGGTTGGTCGAGGCGAACGGGAACCGCATCGAGTTCAGCTACGACGCGGAGGGCAACGTCGTCCGTCACCGCGACCCGGGGCAGGACGTCGTCCAGACGTTCCAAGGGATGGGCCGGCTCGCCTCGCGGACCGAGGCCGGCACCACGGTCCACTTCCTCTACGACACGGAGGAGCGCCTCACCGCCATCCGCAACGAACACGGTGACGCGTACCGTTTTGAGCTGGGCCCCTCGGGTGAGGTGGTCGTCGAGCGTGGGTTCGACGGACTGCGACGACAATACGCCTACGACAAGGCGGGGCGGGTGGTGAAGATGTTCCGCCCCGGGAACCTGTTCACCGAATATGGGTATGACGCCGCCGGCCGGGTGGCGGTCATCAAGCACAGCGACGGCAGCGAGGCCGCGTACACCTTCAGTCCCGACGGCGGGCTGCTCGAGGCCCGGAACGCCACCGCCACGGTGACCTTCGAGCGGGATGCGCTCGGGCGAGTGCTCAAGGAGCGCACCGGAGAGGACTGGGTTTCGTCCGAGTACGACGCGCTGGGCTTTCGGGTCCGCATCCGTTCGTCGAAGGGACTCGATCAGGTCATCCGGCGCGACTCCGCGGGCCAGATGGTCGGCGTGCGCGCCACCACGTCGAGCCAGGGCGAGCTCAGCGCCTGGGAGACCCAGCTCCAGCGAGATGCCTTGGGCTCGGAGCTGGAGCGAAATCTACCGGGAGGAATTCAACGTCGCTGGGGGCGAGACCGGCTCGGGCGTCCGGTGCGGGATGAGGTCTGGGCGGGCACGCGTCGAGAGTCGTCGCGGGACTACACCTGGGACGCGAATGATCGCCTGCGAGGCGTAGTGGACGCGGCCCGAGGGCCCACGCGGTATGTGCATGACGCCATCGGCAACCTGGCGGCGGCTGTCTACGAGGATGGCCGCGTCGACCTGCGGATGCCCGATGCGGTCGGGAACCTGTTCAAGACGCAGGACCGGGAGGATCGCCGATACGGCCCCGCGGGCCAGTTGCTCGAATCGCCCGGAGAGAATGGGGGCCGCATCCGCTACGAGTACGACGCGGAGGGCAATCTCCTCCGGAAGGTCGAGACGCGGGGCGATGGTTCCGGCGAACGAAGCTGGAGCTACGTCTGGAATGCGTTCGGCCTGCTCGCGCGGGTGGTGAGGCCCGACGGCGACGCGGTTGAGTTCGAGTACGACCCGCTCGGCCGTCGGCTCTCGAAGACCTTCCGAGGGAAGACGACGCGGTGGTGCTGGGACGGCAACGTGCCGCTCCACGAATGGGTCGAAGTCGTGGGGCTCGGCACCGCCGAGGCTTCGGTGCCCACGGTGCGGCTCGAGGAGGCCTCGGCTCGCCGTCGGTCCGCGGAGCTCGCGGCGCTGCCCTCGAGGGGGCCTCCGGCGGATGCGAAGGATGGCGCGGAGCCTGGTACGCGTGAGGCGCCCATCACCTGGCTCTTCGAACCCGAGAGCTTCGTCCCCATGGCCAAGCTCGTGGGGGAGGCTCGCTATGCGATTCTCTCCGACCACCTCGGCACGCCGACCGCGATGTACGACGGCGATGGGCGCGCGGTGTGGTCCGCGACGTGCGACATCCACGGTCAACCGCGCCACCTGTCAGGTGTGCGTGGGGCCGTTCCGTTCCGCTTCCCGGGCCAGTACGAGGACGCGGAGACGGGCCTCTACTACAACCGCTTCCGGTACTACGACCCGGCCATCGGCCAGTTCGTGAGTCAGGACCCCATCGGGCTCGACGGAGGTCCCGCGCCGTATGCGTACGCGCACGACCCCACGGGCTGGATTGATCCGCTGGGCCTCAGCAGCTACGACTTCGCCACGTTGCTGCACATGGCGCAGAACACGCTCGACTTCTCCACGGCGAGAAACGGCGCGGTGTTCTGGGCGACGCCGAACATGCCGTATGCGCAGGCATGGGCCAAAGCCAACGGCAAGACGACCCTGGAGCAGACCACGGGAGGAAAGTTCCTCGACGACCTCCATCTCTTCGAGCCAGGAAGCCCCGTGACGAAGGCCGAGGCGGCACAAATCTGGGATGCCGCCTCGCTGCGCTTCGCTCAAGAGGCCTCGGGGACGGTGAACGTGTTCTCCACCGGGGCCACGAGGATGGGCGCCTTTGGCGAGCGCACCTGGTGGCGTGTCGAGCGGAAGGCCCTGTTGGCGAATCCGAGGGTGAGGGGCATTGTCCGCCGGCGCAGGAATGGTAAGCGGTGCGCGTGA
- a CDS encoding tetratricopeptide repeat protein → MQSISEAINRFHQDASWFARARELKLLVIHTSGDLRSTLLKLLPTLELHYDNRSPWVILEDPHTAQDDGWAARTNRLAAAWESRRQQLTEEGLQVPAIVGPGGPGGAASNSSGRPGRAPSAEERLAGFGRLAAAVLRALPPPRQGLVLVLAPTVVEDMSSLEEELARVWASPELKSCRFVLLLDADVPIPKMLLKDQGTSALLSECLVDSQRQDQDLEAMLAQESYLAGPKGVTPPRRIDDPPEMPPAEREAALRAVGINPAFLADAPKLRTLVFGAALAMKQGRGPDAIRLQREAKDLAERLDLHQVRVICQIALASYLSGLGQREKALRELEEAAACSEAHSLLEQASQSYLAMGLVHALGKRPPEAVKAYSQAAKAATAANAPLLAIEAWRLAGQIALQSGAEPQAVSCFNQAIGIAQGSEPRQVQLSSAPEAARKLATLCRERGLAAQAASLFNQADQMERGEALAPTRVAGAGAA, encoded by the coding sequence ATGCAGTCCATCTCGGAAGCCATCAACCGTTTTCACCAGGACGCCTCGTGGTTCGCTCGCGCCCGCGAGCTCAAACTCCTGGTCATCCACACCTCGGGCGATCTCCGGTCGACGTTGCTCAAGCTGCTTCCGACGCTGGAGCTCCACTATGACAATCGCAGCCCGTGGGTCATCCTCGAGGACCCTCACACCGCACAGGATGACGGTTGGGCGGCGAGAACGAATCGGCTCGCGGCGGCGTGGGAGTCGCGACGGCAGCAACTCACGGAGGAAGGACTCCAGGTCCCGGCGATTGTCGGCCCCGGGGGGCCGGGGGGCGCCGCGTCGAACTCCTCCGGGCGTCCGGGACGTGCCCCTTCGGCCGAGGAGCGGCTCGCGGGCTTCGGGCGGCTCGCGGCGGCGGTGCTTCGCGCGCTTCCTCCGCCGCGACAGGGGCTGGTGCTTGTGCTGGCACCCACCGTCGTCGAGGACATGTCCTCGCTGGAGGAGGAGCTGGCTCGAGTGTGGGCTTCCCCCGAGCTCAAGAGCTGTCGCTTCGTCCTGCTCCTCGACGCGGATGTCCCCATCCCCAAGATGCTCCTCAAGGACCAGGGGACCAGCGCACTGCTCAGTGAGTGCCTCGTCGATTCCCAACGCCAGGACCAGGACCTCGAGGCGATGTTGGCCCAGGAGTCCTACCTCGCGGGGCCGAAGGGCGTGACTCCTCCCCGGCGCATCGATGATCCTCCCGAGATGCCCCCGGCGGAGCGGGAGGCCGCGCTCCGGGCGGTGGGTATCAACCCGGCGTTCCTGGCGGATGCGCCGAAGCTGCGCACGCTGGTGTTCGGCGCCGCGCTGGCGATGAAGCAGGGCCGGGGGCCGGATGCCATCCGTCTCCAGCGTGAGGCGAAGGACCTGGCCGAGCGATTGGATCTGCATCAGGTGAGGGTCATCTGTCAGATCGCCCTGGCGTCCTATCTCTCCGGGCTCGGGCAGCGGGAGAAGGCCCTGCGTGAGCTGGAGGAGGCCGCGGCGTGTTCCGAGGCGCACTCCCTGCTGGAGCAGGCCAGCCAGTCGTATCTGGCGATGGGGCTCGTGCACGCGCTCGGCAAGCGTCCCCCGGAGGCGGTCAAGGCCTACTCACAGGCGGCGAAGGCCGCCACCGCGGCGAACGCGCCCCTGCTGGCCATCGAGGCCTGGCGCCTGGCGGGACAGATTGCCTTGCAGTCGGGCGCCGAGCCGCAGGCGGTCTCCTGTTTCAATCAAGCCATCGGCATCGCGCAGGGCAGTGAGCCTCGGCAGGTTCAGCTCTCGAGCGCCCCGGAGGCCGCGCGCAAGCTGGCCACGCTCTGTCGTGAGCGGGGACTCGCGGCGCAGGCGGCGTCCCTCTTCAACCAGGCGGACCAGATGGAGCGAGGCGAAGCGCTCGCGCCGACGCGTGTCGCCGGGGCAGGTGCCGCATGA
- a CDS encoding CusA/CzcA family heavy metal efflux RND transporter: MIRAIIRFSAENKYLVIAATVVALIGAWWTMRNIPLDALPDLSDTQVIVYGRWDRSPDIIEDQVTYPITTALLGAPKVKAVRGFSDFGFSYVYVIFEDGTDMYWARTRVLEYLSKITPQLPQDVKVELGPDATSVGWVFQYALVDKSGKHRLDELRSYQDWFLRYAIQSVPGVSEVATVGGQVRQYQVTVNPNSLAGYGLSLDAVVRAVRQGNNDVGGRLVEVAGREYMVRGRGYVKSVEDIEKLILRTRGGTTVTIKDVATVALGPELRRGVADLDGQGDAVGGIVVMRQGENALNVIERVKAKLEELKPSLPEGVEVITTYDRSHLIEQAIETVSHKLVEEILIVSLIILIFLWHVPSAVVPIVTIPVSVALAFVPMYFMGQNANLMSLAGIAISIGVLVDGAIVEVENAYNKIHHWMKDGKKGDFHQVRLEALMEVGPGVFFSLLVIAVAFMPIFTLVDQEGRLFRPLAYSKNLAMAIAALLAITLDPAMRMLFARVEPFHFRPRFLAWAATQALVGKYYSEERHPISRLMHRLYERPCRFVVRHAKATILVSVVLVATTIPVYLHLGSEFMPPLNEGTILYMPSAVEPGMSVTEAQRVLQVQDKILMRFPEVERVFGKAGRANTSTDPAPFTMMETTVLLRPESEWREVPRWYSGWAPDWVKSMLRPFWRDRITQAELESEMNAALQLPGISNAWTMPIKGRLDMLSTGIRTPVGIKIMGADLATVERVARETEAAVAKVEGTRSAFAERVAGGYFLDFVLKREELARHGLSVDDANMMVMTAVGGDNQSTTVEGRERYGINVRYARDYREDLQALKRVLLPLPGGGQVPMEAIADVVLTHGPSMIRNENGMLTGYVYVDFDTSKYDVGGFVERAKEAVAAGVKVPTGYSMTWSGQYENMLRVRERLQFVIPLTLVLIFGLLYMNTKSAFKAGLVMLAVPFSAIGAVWLLWALDYNISIAVWVGMIALMGLDAETGAFMLLFLDLSHDEAKKKGMLRTEGDLVEAIIHGAVKRVRPKAMTVLAAMLGLLPIMWSTGTGADVMKRIAAPMVGGLATSFLLELLVYPAVYFLWKRREVVPGPATPEPAQEPEATPLAA, translated from the coding sequence ATGATTCGAGCCATCATCCGCTTCTCCGCGGAGAACAAGTACCTGGTCATCGCGGCCACCGTGGTGGCGCTCATCGGCGCGTGGTGGACCATGCGCAACATTCCGTTGGACGCGCTGCCAGACCTGTCCGACACACAGGTCATCGTCTACGGCCGGTGGGACCGCAGCCCCGACATCATCGAGGACCAGGTCACCTATCCCATCACCACCGCGTTGCTCGGCGCCCCCAAGGTCAAGGCGGTGCGAGGCTTCAGCGACTTCGGCTTCAGCTACGTGTACGTCATCTTCGAGGACGGCACGGACATGTACTGGGCCCGCACACGCGTGCTCGAGTACCTGTCGAAAATCACGCCCCAGCTCCCGCAGGACGTCAAGGTGGAGCTGGGCCCCGACGCCACCAGCGTGGGTTGGGTGTTCCAGTACGCGCTGGTCGACAAGAGCGGCAAGCACCGGCTGGACGAGCTGCGCTCCTACCAAGACTGGTTCCTGCGCTACGCCATCCAGAGTGTGCCGGGAGTCTCCGAGGTCGCCACCGTGGGCGGCCAGGTGCGCCAGTACCAGGTGACGGTCAACCCCAACTCCCTCGCGGGGTACGGCTTGTCGCTGGACGCGGTGGTGCGCGCGGTGCGCCAGGGCAACAACGACGTGGGCGGACGGCTCGTGGAGGTGGCTGGCCGCGAGTACATGGTCCGTGGCCGCGGCTACGTGAAGAGCGTGGAGGACATCGAGAAGCTCATCCTCCGCACGCGGGGCGGCACCACCGTCACCATCAAGGACGTGGCCACCGTGGCGCTGGGCCCCGAGCTGCGCCGAGGCGTGGCCGACCTGGATGGCCAGGGCGACGCGGTGGGCGGCATCGTGGTGATGCGCCAGGGCGAGAACGCGCTCAACGTCATCGAGCGCGTCAAGGCGAAGCTGGAGGAGCTCAAGCCCTCGCTGCCCGAGGGCGTGGAGGTCATCACCACCTACGACCGCTCGCACCTCATCGAGCAGGCCATCGAGACCGTGTCACACAAGCTGGTGGAGGAGATCCTCATCGTCTCCCTCATCATCCTCATCTTCTTGTGGCACGTGCCGTCGGCCGTGGTGCCCATCGTCACCATCCCCGTGTCGGTGGCCCTGGCCTTCGTCCCCATGTACTTCATGGGGCAGAACGCCAACCTCATGTCCCTGGCGGGCATCGCCATCTCCATCGGCGTGCTCGTGGACGGCGCCATCGTCGAGGTGGAGAACGCGTACAACAAAATCCACCACTGGATGAAGGACGGCAAGAAGGGCGACTTCCATCAGGTGCGGCTGGAAGCGCTGATGGAGGTGGGGCCCGGCGTCTTCTTCAGCCTGCTGGTCATCGCCGTCGCCTTCATGCCCATCTTCACGCTGGTGGACCAGGAGGGCCGGCTCTTCCGCCCGCTGGCGTACTCGAAGAACCTGGCCATGGCCATCGCCGCGCTGCTGGCCATCACCCTGGACCCCGCCATGCGGATGCTCTTCGCCCGCGTGGAGCCCTTCCATTTCCGCCCCAGGTTCCTCGCGTGGGCCGCCACCCAGGCGCTCGTGGGCAAGTACTACTCCGAGGAGCGGCACCCCATCAGCCGGTTGATGCACCGGCTCTACGAGCGCCCCTGCCGCTTCGTCGTGCGCCACGCCAAGGCCACCATCCTGGTGAGCGTTGTGTTGGTCGCCACCACCATCCCCGTCTACCTGCACCTGGGCAGCGAGTTCATGCCCCCGCTCAACGAGGGCACCATCCTCTACATGCCCTCCGCGGTGGAGCCCGGCATGTCCGTCACCGAGGCCCAGCGCGTGCTTCAGGTGCAGGACAAGATCCTCATGCGCTTCCCCGAGGTGGAGCGCGTCTTCGGCAAGGCGGGCCGCGCCAACACGTCCACCGACCCCGCGCCCTTCACGATGATGGAGACCACGGTGCTCCTGCGCCCGGAGTCCGAGTGGCGCGAGGTTCCTCGCTGGTACAGCGGCTGGGCGCCCGACTGGGTGAAGAGCATGCTCCGCCCGTTCTGGCGCGACCGCATCACCCAGGCGGAGCTCGAGTCCGAGATGAACGCCGCGCTCCAGCTCCCCGGCATCTCCAACGCCTGGACGATGCCCATCAAGGGCCGCCTGGACATGCTCTCCACGGGCATCCGGACCCCCGTGGGCATCAAGATCATGGGCGCGGACCTGGCCACCGTGGAGCGCGTCGCGCGTGAGACGGAGGCCGCGGTGGCGAAGGTGGAAGGCACCCGCAGCGCGTTCGCCGAGCGCGTCGCCGGAGGCTACTTCCTGGACTTCGTGCTCAAGCGCGAGGAACTGGCGCGCCACGGACTGAGCGTGGACGACGCGAACATGATGGTGATGACCGCGGTGGGTGGTGACAACCAGTCCACCACGGTGGAGGGCCGCGAGCGCTACGGCATCAACGTGCGCTACGCCCGCGACTACCGCGAGGACCTCCAGGCGCTCAAGCGCGTGCTGCTGCCGCTCCCCGGCGGCGGACAGGTGCCCATGGAGGCCATCGCGGACGTGGTGCTCACGCATGGCCCGTCCATGATTCGCAACGAGAACGGCATGCTCACCGGTTACGTCTACGTGGACTTCGATACGTCCAAGTACGACGTGGGCGGCTTCGTGGAGCGAGCCAAGGAGGCCGTGGCGGCGGGCGTGAAGGTGCCCACGGGCTACTCGATGACGTGGAGCGGGCAGTACGAGAACATGCTGCGCGTGCGCGAGCGGCTCCAGTTTGTCATCCCGCTGACGCTCGTGCTCATCTTCGGGCTGCTGTACATGAACACGAAGTCCGCGTTCAAAGCGGGCCTGGTGATGCTCGCGGTGCCCTTCTCCGCCATCGGCGCGGTGTGGCTCTTGTGGGCGCTCGACTACAACATCTCCATCGCGGTCTGGGTGGGCATGATTGCCCTCATGGGGTTGGACGCGGAGACCGGCGCCTTCATGCTGCTCTTCCTCGACCTCTCGCATGACGAGGCCAAGAAGAAGGGGATGCTGCGCACCGAGGGAGACCTGGTGGAGGCCATCATCCACGGGGCCGTGAAGCGCGTGCGGCCCAAGGCGATGACGGTGCTGGCGGCGATGCTGGGGTTGCTCCCCATCATGTGGTCCACGGGCACGGGCGCGGATGTGATGAAGCGCATCGCGGCGCCGATGGTCGGCGGCCTCGCCACCAGCTTCCTCCTGGAGCTGCTCGTCTACCCGGCGGTCTATTTCCTGTGGAAGCGCCGCGAGGTGGTGCCCGGTCCCGCCACGCCCGAACCCGCGCAGGAGCCCGAGGCCACACCGCTCGCCGCGTGA
- a CDS encoding sigma-54 dependent transcriptional regulator yields MTDRPSVLVVDDKENMCHLVARILGDAYQVKTVEDGARALALIQTREFDVVVTDIRMPGADGFEVLRAVKQHTPDTEVILMTAYATVPRAVEAIKQGAYDYLSKPFDPDEVSLVVARALERRQLKAQAASLRRELNGVYGFQNLIGKSAPMRGLYGLLERAAGLAITVLITGETGTGKELVARAIHHHGSRKDRPFIAVNCGALPSELIESELFGHVRGAFTGAVETKAGLIEAASGGTLFLDEIGELPLPVQVKLNRMLQDKEVRRVGDSVVRRVDARIISATHRDLKAEVAAGRFREDLYYRLNVFPVQLPPLRERREDIPLLAMHFVQKAAKTYRLPVDGLEPEALRVLGGYSWLGNVRQLENAIERAVAITSGTRVGTNALPPEVLGESQQPAPNDPQVSLPFREAVDLARDRASRDYLIALLREFGGNVTRAAERAGMERESLHRLLKRFGLRSDDFKEP; encoded by the coding sequence GTGACGGACAGACCCAGTGTTCTCGTGGTCGATGACAAGGAGAACATGTGCCACCTCGTCGCCCGGATTCTCGGCGACGCCTATCAGGTGAAGACCGTCGAGGACGGAGCCCGTGCGCTGGCGCTCATCCAGACGCGGGAGTTCGACGTCGTGGTGACGGACATCCGCATGCCCGGCGCGGATGGCTTCGAGGTGCTCCGGGCCGTCAAGCAGCACACCCCCGACACCGAGGTCATCCTGATGACGGCCTACGCCACCGTCCCGAGGGCGGTGGAGGCCATCAAGCAAGGGGCGTACGACTACCTGTCGAAGCCGTTCGACCCGGATGAAGTCTCGCTCGTCGTGGCGCGAGCGCTGGAGCGCAGGCAGCTCAAGGCCCAGGCCGCGTCGCTGCGCCGGGAGCTGAACGGCGTCTACGGCTTCCAGAACCTCATCGGCAAGAGTGCGCCCATGCGAGGGCTGTACGGCTTGCTGGAGCGTGCCGCCGGGCTGGCCATCACCGTGCTCATCACCGGAGAGACGGGGACGGGCAAGGAGCTGGTGGCGCGGGCCATCCATCATCACGGCTCGAGGAAGGACCGGCCGTTCATCGCGGTCAACTGTGGGGCGCTCCCATCGGAGCTCATCGAGAGTGAGCTGTTCGGCCACGTCCGGGGAGCCTTCACGGGCGCGGTGGAGACCAAGGCGGGCCTCATCGAAGCCGCGTCGGGAGGAACACTCTTCCTGGATGAGATTGGAGAGCTGCCCCTGCCCGTCCAGGTGAAGCTCAACCGGATGCTCCAGGACAAGGAGGTGCGCCGGGTGGGTGACTCGGTGGTTCGCCGCGTCGACGCGCGGATCATCAGCGCCACGCATCGAGACCTCAAGGCCGAGGTGGCCGCGGGCCGCTTCCGCGAGGACCTCTACTATCGGCTCAACGTCTTTCCGGTGCAGCTACCGCCCCTGCGCGAGCGGCGCGAGGACATTCCCTTGCTGGCCATGCACTTCGTCCAGAAGGCGGCGAAGACCTATCGGCTGCCGGTGGATGGACTGGAGCCCGAGGCGCTGCGCGTCCTGGGTGGCTATTCGTGGCTCGGGAACGTGCGCCAGTTGGAGAACGCCATCGAGCGCGCGGTGGCCATCACCTCGGGCACGCGCGTGGGCACGAACGCGCTCCCCCCGGAGGTCCTGGGCGAATCCCAGCAACCCGCGCCGAACGACCCGCAGGTGAGTCTGCCGTTCCGAGAGGCCGTGGACCTCGCGAGGGACCGGGCGTCCCGCGACTACCTCATCGCGCTGCTGCGCGAGTTCGGAGGCAATGTGACTCGGGCGGCGGAGCGGGCGGGGATGGAGCGCGAGAGCCTCCACCGGCTGCTCAAGCGCTTCGGGCTGCGGTCCGATGACTTCAAGGAGCCGTGA